Part of the Anaerolineae bacterium genome, CGTTCATTTAGAGCACATTTTTCGTCAAAACTAGACCATTTTGGCAGTTATGAGATCCTTCTCTGGTTCTCTCCGACAGACTGCTAGGCTTCTTGAAATCGTTTTTCTAATTCTTCCAGCATCAAGGCTGCTTCAACAAGTTTGTCCAGCGGATTATCGCTGCCCCGGTAGTAGCGATAGTCGCAAGGCATAATGTCCAGCACATCCACCAGGTCGGCGTGGGCGCTGCGCATGGCCGGCTCGGTGGTGTTGTACCACGCCGCAATTTCCGGGCCAGGCACTTCTTCAAAATTCACCTTGCGCACGGTATGGTCCAGGGCTGCGGCCCATTCTTCGGGACGGCTGAGGTCCAGGTGATTTTTGCCAATGGTCACCCGGTATTCCAACCACATTTGAATGGCCGCGCCGACAATTTCCAGGCGTAGCCCATGTTGGGGCATAGTGCTAGTGAGCCGGGTTTCTACTGCGTCCAGGGCGTTGCTAAAAAGAGTTTCAAAACGAGTGACCAGTCTCTCTTCCAGTTCGGTACGGATGTAATCGCCCAGGGATTTCAGCATGGCTTCGTAATCACCCATGCGCACCATGGCCCGGGCCAGGTTGAGGTGATATTCCGACTCGGTGTCGTCAAGGCGCGTGGCTTCCTGGAAAAGCGTGATGGCGCTGTCCATTTCCCAGCGTTCAAAGTGTTCCAGGCCGGTACGATTTAAGGATTGAGCGCGTAATTTATCGGTGGTGGATATGGGTCTTGTAACCATGGCAACAAAACCTTCTTCCCCCTGGCCTAGCGGGAACCTACGGGCTGACCGAACCGGGCGCGGTCAGGGTTTCGCCGGTTTCGCTTAAGTTGGCCGCGGTCGCCAGTTTTTCTTCGATAAGCAGTTTTTTCAGGGCAGCGATAGATACTTCTAACATGCTTAAATCGGGCTCGCGAGTGGTCATGCGCTGTAGGGCCAGGCCGGGCGCAATCAAAATTTTAATGATTGGATTTTGTTGGTGCGCCGCGCTAAATTTTAGAAATTCGTAGGCAATGCCGGCAATAACCGGGATGAGCACCACGCGGGAAACAATTTTCAGCCACAGCGCGGGGTCGCCCACCAGGGCAAACACAAAAATAGAGATGACCATCACAATGAGCAAAAACGCCGTGCCGCAGCGGGGATGGACAATGCTGCATTGGCTGATTTTTTCCGGGACCAGTTCCACGTCATGTTCGTAAGCATTAATGGCCTTGTGCTCGGCGCCATGATAGCCAAAAACACGTTTAATGTCCTCGAGAAAGCCAATGCCCCAGATGTAGCCTAAAAACAAGGCCAGCCTGACGACGCCTTCAATGAGATGTTGGAGCAGAATAGGGATGGTCGCAAACCGTTCCAGCAGGCTAATCACCAGCAAGGGCGATACAAAAAAAATGGCGATGGCCAGCGTAAAAGAAACGGCCATACTACCCCAGGCCACCGGCCCGGTAAATTCCACCTCTTCTTCCTCGCCCATAGCAATGTTAGCCGAAAACATCAAGGCGTGAATGCCCAAAACCAGGGCATCCCACAGCAGGGTGAAGCCGCGCAAAAAAGGTATTTTGTTAATGAAACTGGCGTAGATACGAGGGTTCAGGGGTTCGGTATGCAGCACAATTTCGCCGTTGGCCGCGCGAACGGCCAGAGCCATGTGTTTGCGTCCGCGCATCATCACCCCTTCGATGATGGCCTGACCACCGTAGTTAAAGGGTTTACTCATAAAAAAGACCTCATTAAGAAAAAATTAATGTTTACCGTACATATTTGATTTTAACCTACGTTGTCAAAATATACAAGTACAAATTGGTTTAGGAATTTTGACGATATTGAAATTTTATGCTATTCTATAAACGATCATATGAACCCTCCCTCCTATGATCCAACCCGGCGGTGTTGTGGCCACTGCCGGGTTTTTTATTGCCCCCAAAACCCGGCACAAATTCCTATTGTGCATTCAAAAAGAAAATGTTACAATTTGAAACTGACGGGGGTGGGAGTTACAGTTTGGCCCACCCTGAGGAGGGGGTTTATTATTAATGAATCAGTCTGAACTTCAGACTTTGTTGCGCGAAGGGATTGCCGCCGCCAAAGCCGGCCGGACAGAACAGGCTCGCCAGGCGTTGTTGCAGGTGGTGGAACTGGATGAAACCAACGTGTCGGCCTGGCTCTGGCTCAGCGCGGTGGTGGAAGATCCGGTTGATAAGTTTACGTGTTTGGAAAACGTATTGGCCCTGGAGCCGGAAAACAAACACGCCCGGTTGGGGTTGGCCCGTTTGCAGCAACAAAGCGACGGAGTTGCGCCAACGGTCAGACCGTCCCCTTTGGCAACAACTTCATCCCCCTTTCCGGCAACTGAAACGTCTCCTGCTCCTTCATCCTCTACCCCGGTTTCGTCCCCCTTGCCCCCTTCATCAGCATCTTCCCCGGAAAAATCGGCAGGAGAGGAAGTGTCTTCTCCAGGCCAGGCCGGCTCACAGCCTGCGTCTTCCCCCAAACAGCAAACTCCGGTGAAAAGGCCGGGACATCTAAAAGAGCATGCCTCAATGGCCGGGGTGATGTTGCAAGATAATTTAGCCGCGCGTCGTCCGCTGCCGGTGCCGGAAAAACCCTTTGTCCCGGTTTCATCTGCTGAGCAGGCGCAACTGGAAGCGAATGTGGCGGCTGAAGTTGAACCCCCGGTAAAAGACACCTGGCTGTCTACCAGGCGCATCATATTGCGAGTAGTGGTGTTGCTGGCCTCGTTAGTGCTGTGCGCGCCATGCTCCCTGCTGGGGGGATGCGGCGTGGTCAACGAGTTGGCTTTGCGCTACCGGGGAGAGGTGGTTGAGGCGTATGTCACGGATTCGTACACCTATCGAGGCAGCACCGGCGTGGTCTATTATATGGTGCAATATGAATTCAGCTTTGATGGGCAAACGTGGCACTCTTTTGGCGGAGATCCGGCGGACGACGCTTATTGGTGCCCGGTTTCGTCAACGGCCTACGAAACCGCCACAAATACCAAAAAGATAAAGGTTTTATATTTGCCCAACAAGCCACAGGTCAACCGGCCGCTTCGGCTTGACGACAGAATAGACCTTTTGGCAATTATGGGCACCATTTTGGGCGTTGGCGTGGTGATGTGGGCTTTCTTTTTAGGGGGGGGCTGGGCCTTGTCACTGTTTATCTTTCGCCCCACCCGTAAAAAACCAACCCTGCCGGCCCGGTCTGCTATCCGCTACAAACGACTCGCCCCGCAGCCGGCGCGGCCAGAAGCGCCGGCCCCCAAAGCAAAATATTTGCAGGAACATGCTTCAATGGCCGGCGCCTTGATTCGGAGCAAGTCTACGGCGCGGGGGGAGGATGTTTTGGAGTTTGAACCGGCCACGAGCGAAGCGGAAGCGCCGCCCGAAAAAGGCAGTGTTTTGTGTCCTTTTTGTAGACGCCCTATTTCGGCCATGTCCACCCGCTGCCATCATTGCCGCCTGCCCCTGGTGGTGGATTGCCCGGCTTGTGGCGCTCGTTTGGATGTAGAACTGGCCGAGTGTCCCGAATGTGGGTATACGCCGGGTAACTTCCGGCATAAAACCATCTACTTTAGCGGGTTAGCGGCGGCTTACCAGGAGCACGAAAAATATGGTCAGGCCGTTACCGCCTGGCAAATTGTCAACATGCTAAATCCCGACTATCCCGAAATTCAACTGCGGTTGGCCGAAGCGCAAGCCGGGGCAGGCCGCTCTAATGTGGCTATTAACACTCTGCGGCAGGTGCTGGCCGAAGACCCCGGCCAAATAGCCGCCGCTTTGGTTTTGGGGAAAATTTATCATCAATTGAGTTATTGGGATGAGGCCGAAGATGTTTACCAAGAAGCCCTGGTGGAGACGCCCGAATCCGCCGAGCTAAATTTTTCCCTGGGCTGGCTGCTAATGGACCACGGCCAGCTTAAAAAAAGTTTTGACTATTTTCAGAAGGCAACGCGGCTCGACCCCAGGCACGGCATGGTCTGGTTCCGGCTGGGGCAACTTTACGAGGCCTCTCGCCGGCCCAAGCTGGCGGTTGAAGCCTATCGGCGGGCCGCCACCCTGCTCCCCGCCGATACTTTAGCCCAAAAGAAGGCCCAACGTTTGGCCGGTGTGCTGGCCCCTGATTTACCCGACGTGCTGGCCACCGGCTGGTTTGAGTTGCTGCGGCAATTAACCGGGCCGGCGCTGCTCTGTTTTTTGGCCGCCGTGCTGGATGCAGGCATGCGTCCCTGGTGGATTCCGGGCACAGGCTGGCTGGCGCTCGGCCTGGGGCTGCTGGGCGCATTTTTGTGGACAAGCGGCGCCAGCTTGCCCTACAATCCGGCTATCCGTTTTATAGCCGGTGAGCGCGGCTTGACTTCCGCCGAGGCGCGTTTCTCGGTGGCCATCTTTGGGGCAATTTTTTGGCTGGTGGCCATGGGCATTATTTTGTATCCGATTGGTCAATCTTCTCCTGAGGTGCCGGAATGGATCCTGAAACTATCTACTACCTGACCTTGATTCTGGAAAGCGTTTTTTTGCTGCCCATTAAAGACCGCCGGGAACAGGGACAGACTTTTCCCTGGATGACTTTGACCATTGTGATCATCAATGTTCTCATTCACGGGGGTTTGGTTTTGGGCCTTTATTTGCGCCATCAAACCATGCCCGATGATGTGTCGTGGATCATCACCCTCTACCCTTATATGGACGTATCTAACTTAAAACTCAGAGGCGAAGGTTTGGGCGCGTTATCGTCTTTAACCAGTTTCTTTTTACACGCCAATTTTTTTCACCTGTTGGGCAACATGTTTGTGCTGTGGTTTTTTGGCCGCAAGGTAGAGGACGTAACCGGCCCGGCGCGTTTTTTTCTTTTTTACATGCTGTGTGGTTTTGCCGCCAGTTTTGTAAGCGTACTGGCCAGCGCCGCGCTTTCGCCTATCCATGCCCGGATGCCCGGTTTGGGCGCCAGCGGCGCTATTAGCGGGTTAATGGGGGCTTATCTTTTTTTATATTCCGACCAGCGCATCCGTACCCTTGTGGCGGCCACGCCCATGGGCTGCTGCCTGGTGGCCATTCCCTTTACTATTTGGCTGCCGGCCTGGGTGTATCTGATTTATAGTTTTCTGCACGATGCGTTGGTGGCCCAGTTGATGGTTGAACTGGCCAAATTGGACATCCCTTATTCCACCGGCGTCGGTGTTTTTGCGCACCTGGGCGGGGCGCTGACGGGCCTGGCCTGTATTTACTTTTTTGTCCATCCCGACGTGCTGGCCCGGCGGCGATAAGGGAAAGATTGCCTACGGGGCCACTTTCTCATATTGGGTTTCTTTATAAATGACCTGCCGGGTGAGCACGTACCAATTGGGCAGGCTGCGGAAGCGGTCGCTGGGATTGACCACTGGGGCTACCTGAACGTCGAAAACATCTTGACTGACGCCGTAGGTGTAAACGGGGTGAAAGAGGATAATGGAGGGAACTTCCTCGGCAAAAATGCGCTGGAACTCAAAGTAGAAGTCGTTGCGGCGGCCTTTGGCCGTGGTGGCGCGGGCGGCTTCCAGCAGCATTGAAGCTTCATCGTTGTTCCAACCCGCAAAATTTTGCCCGGCCTGAATTTGGGTTTGATGCCAGAAGGGGTAAGGGTCGGGGTCTCCGTACAGTAAAACCTCAGCCAGGGCCGCCTGGAAATGGCGCTGGGCCAGGGCCGCGCCCAAACCCGCGCCGGCCACTTCCGGGGTGGCCGACACGCCGACCTGTTGCCACTGCTCACTCGCAGCTTCGGCCACTTTGATATTATCGGGGTCGTCGCCGGTGAGCAGGTTAAAGGCCAGGAGCCGGCCTTCTTTATCGCGGATGCCGTCGCCATCGCTGTCTATCCAGCCGACCTTATCCAACAGGGACTTGGCCTTTTCCGGGTCAAAATTTGGGACAGGTTGGTCGGCATTGTAGGCCCAACTCCAGGGCAGGATTGGCCCGTTGGCCGCCAGCCCCTGGCCGTGCAGCGCCTGGTCAATGATGGCCTGGCGATCCAGGGCCAATAACAGGGCCTGGCGCACTTCAGTCTCCTGGAAAAAGGGGGCTGTGTCGGGGGCCTGCAAGTTGAGATAAATAATGTTGTAACCCGATAAGCGCGCGGTATAAAGATTAAGGGACTCAAGTTGCTGCACGTCCGGGATAGCTTGAGGAGGGATGAAGTTAATCCCCAGAACTTCTCCCGCCCGGTAGGCGGCTATCACTTCCTGGTAGCTGGGATAAAAATGAAACTCCAGGTGCGCCAGCCGCGGTTGGGGGCCGTTATAAAGCGGATTGGCCGACAACCGGGCCAACCTGGCATTTATTTCGTCCAGTTTAAAAGGGCCGGTGCCAATTGGTTTGAGGTTAAAGGTCTGGCTCAATAAATCGCGGGCGGGCGTGTCTTTAAGCAGGTGTTCCGGCAAAATACCGATGGTGGTAAAATCGGCAAAGGGGGGAAACGGCTCCGGCAGGATAAAGCGGAGGGTGTAATCGTCAATCTTTTCCACGGTCACCGTTCGCCACAGGTCGCCCAGGTAAGGCGCGCCGGGAAATTCGGGGTCTTTCATCAGGTTGATGGTAAAAAGAACGTCGTCAGCCGTAAAGGGTTGATTGTCTTGCCAGCGAACATCATCTCGCAGTTTGAACAGATAGGCCAGGCCGTCATCGCTGGCGCTCCAGCTTTTGGCCAGCACCGGCTCCAGGCCGCCCTTGCCGTCGGAACGAGTTAGACCCTGAAAGATAAGGGCGCTCAAATCCTGGTCAACCTGATTAAAGTGCGCCAGCAGCGGATTGATAAATTGAGGCGTTCCGGCAATGCCCTCGCTGTAAACGCCGCCTACATCCGGCACGGTGACAGTGGTGCGCGAAAAAGCCAGAAATCCCAAAAAGGCCATGGTCATGGCTATTCCGGTGAGGGTAAGAATAGCTTGCCAGCGTGTGT contains:
- a CDS encoding DUF1385 domain-containing protein: MSKPFNYGGQAIIEGVMMRGRKHMALAVRAANGEIVLHTEPLNPRIYASFINKIPFLRGFTLLWDALVLGIHALMFSANIAMGEEEEVEFTGPVAWGSMAVSFTLAIAIFFVSPLLVISLLERFATIPILLQHLIEGVVRLALFLGYIWGIGFLEDIKRVFGYHGAEHKAINAYEHDVELVPEKISQCSIVHPRCGTAFLLIVMVISIFVFALVGDPALWLKIVSRVVLIPVIAGIAYEFLKFSAAHQQNPIIKILIAPGLALQRMTTREPDLSMLEVSIAALKKLLIEEKLATAANLSETGETLTAPGSVSP
- a CDS encoding peptide ABC transporter substrate-binding protein — its product is MGRHTRWQAILTLTGIAMTMAFLGFLAFSRTTVTVPDVGGVYSEGIAGTPQFINPLLAHFNQVDQDLSALIFQGLTRSDGKGGLEPVLAKSWSASDDGLAYLFKLRDDVRWQDNQPFTADDVLFTINLMKDPEFPGAPYLGDLWRTVTVEKIDDYTLRFILPEPFPPFADFTTIGILPEHLLKDTPARDLLSQTFNLKPIGTGPFKLDEINARLARLSANPLYNGPQPRLAHLEFHFYPSYQEVIAAYRAGEVLGINFIPPQAIPDVQQLESLNLYTARLSGYNIIYLNLQAPDTAPFFQETEVRQALLLALDRQAIIDQALHGQGLAANGPILPWSWAYNADQPVPNFDPEKAKSLLDKVGWIDSDGDGIRDKEGRLLAFNLLTGDDPDNIKVAEAASEQWQQVGVSATPEVAGAGLGAALAQRHFQAALAEVLLYGDPDPYPFWHQTQIQAGQNFAGWNNDEASMLLEAARATTAKGRRNDFYFEFQRIFAEEVPSIILFHPVYTYGVSQDVFDVQVAPVVNPSDRFRSLPNWYVLTRQVIYKETQYEKVAP
- a CDS encoding rhomboid family intramembrane serine protease, which translates into the protein MDPETIYYLTLILESVFLLPIKDRREQGQTFPWMTLTIVIINVLIHGGLVLGLYLRHQTMPDDVSWIITLYPYMDVSNLKLRGEGLGALSSLTSFFLHANFFHLLGNMFVLWFFGRKVEDVTGPARFFLFYMLCGFAASFVSVLASAALSPIHARMPGLGASGAISGLMGAYLFLYSDQRIRTLVAATPMGCCLVAIPFTIWLPAWVYLIYSFLHDALVAQLMVELAKLDIPYSTGVGVFAHLGGALTGLACIYFFVHPDVLARRR
- a CDS encoding tetratricopeptide repeat protein — its product is MNQSELQTLLREGIAAAKAGRTEQARQALLQVVELDETNVSAWLWLSAVVEDPVDKFTCLENVLALEPENKHARLGLARLQQQSDGVAPTVRPSPLATTSSPFPATETSPAPSSSTPVSSPLPPSSASSPEKSAGEEVSSPGQAGSQPASSPKQQTPVKRPGHLKEHASMAGVMLQDNLAARRPLPVPEKPFVPVSSAEQAQLEANVAAEVEPPVKDTWLSTRRIILRVVVLLASLVLCAPCSLLGGCGVVNELALRYRGEVVEAYVTDSYTYRGSTGVVYYMVQYEFSFDGQTWHSFGGDPADDAYWCPVSSTAYETATNTKKIKVLYLPNKPQVNRPLRLDDRIDLLAIMGTILGVGVVMWAFFLGGGWALSLFIFRPTRKKPTLPARSAIRYKRLAPQPARPEAPAPKAKYLQEHASMAGALIRSKSTARGEDVLEFEPATSEAEAPPEKGSVLCPFCRRPISAMSTRCHHCRLPLVVDCPACGARLDVELAECPECGYTPGNFRHKTIYFSGLAAAYQEHEKYGQAVTAWQIVNMLNPDYPEIQLRLAEAQAGAGRSNVAINTLRQVLAEDPGQIAAALVLGKIYHQLSYWDEAEDVYQEALVETPESAELNFSLGWLLMDHGQLKKSFDYFQKATRLDPRHGMVWFRLGQLYEASRRPKLAVEAYRRAATLLPADTLAQKKAQRLAGVLAPDLPDVLATGWFELLRQLTGPALLCFLAAVLDAGMRPWWIPGTGWLALGLGLLGAFLWTSGASLPYNPAIRFIAGERGLTSAEARFSVAIFGAIFWLVAMGIILYPIGQSSPEVPEWILKLSTT